The following are encoded together in the Juglans microcarpa x Juglans regia isolate MS1-56 chromosome 2D, Jm3101_v1.0, whole genome shotgun sequence genome:
- the LOC121250328 gene encoding auxin-binding protein ABP20-like, with protein sequence MITPIIFIFSLLLSSSHAAVQDFCVADLSLPESPAGYACKKPAAVTVTDFVFSGLGVAGNTSNIIKAAVTPAFATQFPGVNGLGISLARLDLAVGGVVPFHTHPGGSEVLLVVQGTLCAGFVSSANTVYIKTLKKGDIMVFPQGLLHFQINSGGSSALAFVSFSSATPGLQILDYVLFGNNLPTEVIAATTFLDAAQIKKLKGVLGGTG encoded by the coding sequence ATGATTACTCCAattatcttcatcttctctctcctcctttCCTCCTCCCATGCAGCTGTGCAAGACTTCTGTGTAGCTGACCTCTCTCTTCCTGAAAGCCCTGCTGGCTACGCTTGCAAGAAGCCTGCAGCTGTGACTGTGACTGATTTTGTCTTCTCTGGCCTAGGCGTTGCAGGCAACACCTCCAACATTATCAAAGCGGCTGTGACTCCTGCATTTGCCACACAATTTCCTGGTGTGAACGGCCTTGGAATTTCCTTGGCTCGCTTGGACCTGGCTGTGGGTGGGGTCGTGCCATTTCACACCCATCCTGGAGGTTCAGAAGTTCTTCTTGTTGTGCAGGGAACACTCTGTGCTGGGTTCGTTTCCTCAGCGAATACTGTTTACATCAAGACTCTTAAGAAGGGTGACATTATGGTTTTCCCTCAAGGATTACTGCATTTTCAGATAAATTCCGGAGGTTCTTCGGCTCTTGCATTTGTCAGCTTCAGCAGTGCAACCCCAGGTCTCCAGATTCTCGATTACGTACTGTTTGGAAACAACTTGCCCACTGAAGTGATAGCCGCAACTACTTTCCTTGATGCTGCTCAGATTAAGAAGCTTAAAGGTGTTCTTGGTGGAACTGGTTGA